Proteins co-encoded in one Setaria viridis chromosome 9, Setaria_viridis_v4.0, whole genome shotgun sequence genomic window:
- the LOC117838495 gene encoding uncharacterized protein, producing MPRKVVSGPDYDDEYDDYDEYDDDYDEYDDTGYGNDKHPVKTESLKKSSNMLPVHWTCSMCTFDNHESMTYCEMCGVFRETFVKSAKDGSLKDSVRAVSSEPRTSAAPKTDSAKTPMKTRAVDSDGCYARKNASTPCDKANSTQLPSAGSSLGAKKKKKTPVLSEEIPVERTALLVPDHFQLKGDQSGGASSSSQNDSVIQKLSSDISQLNVDKNNVNVTKPCLPEEYKPEKWMLADQESGVLSQLNLAIVGHVDSGKSTLSGRLLHLLGRISRKDMHKNEKESKEKGKGSFAFAWAMDESSEERERGVTMTVAVAYLETKKYRVVLLDSPGHKDFVPNMISGATQADAAILVVDASTGSFEAGMDGEGGKSVGQTKEHAQLIRSFGVEQLVVAVNKMDAVAYSKERFEFIKLQLGSFLRSCNFKDSAITWIPLSAVENQNLIKPPSDARLASWYQGFCLLDAIDSLQLPSRDVTKPLILPICDVIKSQSTGQLAAFGKLETGAIQIGSKVLVLPCGLEATVKTIERDTNSCSIARAGDNVAVNLQGIDGNQLIPGGVLCHPGFPVAVANHLELKILVLDITIPILVGSQVEFHIHHAKEAARVTKIIALLDKTGKPSKSAPRFLKSKQNAVVQVTLDVAVCVQEFSKSRALGRAYLRLSGRTIAVGVVNRVIGQYEN from the exons ATGCCTCGCAAGGTTGTATCCGGACCTGACTACGATGATGAGTACGATGACTATGATGAGTATGATGATGACTATGATGAGTATGATGACACCGGATATGGCAACGATAAACATCCTGTTAAGACGG AATCATTGAAGAAGTCCTCAAATATGTTGCCCGTGCATTGgacatgttccatgtgcacgtTCGATAATCATGAAAGCATGACATACTGTGAGATGTGTGGGGTTTTTCGTGAAacttttgtcaaatctgccaAGGATGGTTCATTAAAAG ATTCAGTCAGAGCAGTGTCAAGTGAGCCTAGGACATCTGCTGCGCCAAAAACTGATTCTGCCAAGACGCCAATGAAGACCCGTGCTGTAGATTCTGATGGTTGTTATGCGAGAAAAAATGCCAGTACGCCATGTGATAAAG CCAATTCCACACAGTTACCATCTGCTGGTAGCTCATTGGGTgctaaaaagaagaagaagactcctgTACTTTCTGAAGAAATACCTGTGGAGAGGACAGCTCTATTGGTCCCTGATCATTTTCAGCTGAAGGGTGACCAGAGTGGCGGGGCTAGCAGTTCTTCACAGAATGATTCTGTGATCCAGAAACTCTCTTCTGACATAAGCCagctaaatgtagacaaaaacAATGTGAATGTTACAAAACCTTGTTTGCCTGAAGAGTACAAGCCTGAGAAGTGGATGTTAGCTGATCAGGAGTCAGGGGTGCTGAGCCAGCTAAACCTTGCAATA GTGGGTCATGTTGATTCTGGCAAGTCAACACTATCTGGGAGATTACTGCATCTATTAGGAAGGATATCGAGAAAAGATATGCACAAGAATGAGAAGGAGTCGAAAGAGAAA GGGAAGGGATCATTTGCTTTTGCATGGGCCATGGATGAGAGCAGTGAAGAAAGGGAACGAGGTGTGACAATGACTGTGGCTGTGGCTTATCTGGAGACGAAGAAATACCGTGTGGTTTTGCTTGACTCACCTGGCCACAAAGATTTTGTTCCAAATATGATATCTGGCGCAACACAAGCTGATGCAGCCATTCTTGTGGTTGATGCTTCAACTGGTTCTTTTGAAGCTGGCATGGATGGTGAAGGAGGAAAAAGTGTTGGTCAGACCAAAGAGCACGCTCAGCTTATTAGAAGCTTTGGAGTTGAACAGCTTGTTGTCGCAGTCAACAAGATGGATGCTGTTGCATACTCAAAAGAAAGATTTGAGTTCATCAAACTACAACTTGGTAGTTTTCTGCGGTCATGCAACTTCAAAGACTCAGCTATTACTTGGATTCCTCTTAGTGCTGTAGAAAATCAAAATTTGATTAAACCTCCTTCAGATGCTCGTTTGGCCTCCTG GTATCAAGGGTTCTGTCTCTTGGATGCTATAGATTCACTGCAGCTTCCTTCTCGGGATGTTACAAAGCCTCTCATTCTTCCAATCTGTGATGTTATCAAGTCTCAGTCAACAGGGCAGCTGGCAGCTTTTGGAAAATTGGAAACTGGAGCTATTCAAATTGGTTCAAAG GTGTTAGTTTTACCTTGCGGGCTAGAGGCGACAGTGAAAACCATTGAGCGGGACACTAATTCATGCAGCATAGCAAGAGCTGGTGACAATGTGGCAGTTAATTTACAGGGTATTGATGGGAATCAACTAATACCTGGGGGGGTTCTTTGCCACCCTGGTTTCCCTGTGGCTGTAGCTAACCACTTGGAGCTTAAGATTCTAGTCCTGGACATCACCATTCCAATTCTTGTTGGTTCTCAG GTGGAATTTCACATACATCATGCCAAGGAGGCCGCAAGAGTAACAAAAATCATTGCATTGCTTGACAAGACCGGGAAACCAAGTAAATCAGCACCTCGATTTCTTAAATCAAAACAGAACGCTGTTGTACAG GTTACCCTCGATGTGGCGGTCTGCGTTCAGGAATTCTCCAAAAGTCGAGCACTTGGGAGGGCATACTTAAGGTTGTCTGGTCGCACGATCGCTGTTGGTGTAGTTAATCGGGTAATTGGCCAATATGAGAACTAG